Proteins from one Ramlibacter sp. PS4R-6 genomic window:
- a CDS encoding ammonium transporter, which translates to MKHLLASLALGLGLLAGSASALAQTPPAAASASAPAAAAPAAATASAEAKPAAAPAAAVAASGAAATASAAPAPVPNKGDVSWMIVATLLVIMMSIPGLALFYGGLVRSKNMLSVLMQVFVTFSLIVVLWCLYGYSLAFTEGNSFVGGFDRVFMKGLFDPAKGEFAMGATFSKGVYIPELLFMAFQATFAAITCCLIIGAFAERIKFSAMLLFMVLWFTFSYAPIAHMVWFWMGPDAYTGKEVVDAVNAKAGLIWQWGALDFAGGTVVHINAAVAGLVGAYMIGKRVGYGKEAFTPHSLTLTMVGASLLWVGWFGFNAGSALEAGNTAVLAFMNTFSATAAAVLAWCIGEALMKGKASMLGAASGAVAGLVAITPACGNVGLMGAIVIGFVAGFMCLWGVNGLKKMLGADDSLDVFGVHGVGGIVGALLTGVFNTQALGGPGLVTDWVTATVGSSGIADQVWIQFKAVILTIVWSGVVSLIAYKIVDIVIGLRVTEEEEREGLDISSHGETAYNR; encoded by the coding sequence ATGAAACACCTCCTCGCTAGCCTGGCCCTCGGCCTGGGCCTCCTCGCGGGCAGCGCCTCGGCGCTCGCCCAGACCCCGCCGGCGGCTGCATCCGCATCCGCCCCGGCAGCGGCCGCCCCCGCGGCCGCCACGGCCTCGGCCGAAGCCAAGCCGGCTGCGGCGCCTGCCGCCGCCGTCGCCGCTTCGGGCGCCGCCGCCACCGCATCGGCCGCACCCGCGCCCGTGCCGAACAAGGGCGACGTGTCCTGGATGATCGTCGCCACGCTGCTCGTCATCATGATGTCGATCCCCGGACTGGCGCTGTTCTATGGCGGCCTCGTGCGCAGCAAGAACATGCTCAGCGTGCTGATGCAGGTCTTCGTCACGTTCTCGCTGATCGTGGTGCTGTGGTGCCTGTACGGCTACAGCCTGGCGTTCACGGAGGGCAACTCCTTCGTCGGCGGCTTCGACCGCGTGTTCATGAAGGGCCTGTTCGATCCCGCCAAGGGCGAGTTCGCGATGGGCGCGACCTTCAGCAAGGGCGTCTACATCCCCGAGCTGCTGTTCATGGCCTTCCAGGCCACGTTCGCGGCCATCACCTGCTGCCTGATCATCGGCGCCTTCGCCGAGCGCATCAAGTTCAGCGCGATGCTGCTCTTCATGGTGCTGTGGTTCACGTTCAGCTACGCGCCGATCGCCCATATGGTGTGGTTCTGGATGGGCCCCGACGCCTACACGGGCAAGGAAGTGGTCGATGCCGTGAACGCCAAGGCCGGCCTGATCTGGCAATGGGGCGCGCTCGACTTCGCGGGCGGCACCGTGGTGCACATCAACGCCGCCGTGGCGGGCCTGGTGGGCGCGTACATGATCGGCAAGCGCGTGGGCTACGGCAAGGAAGCCTTCACGCCGCACTCGCTGACGCTCACGATGGTCGGCGCCTCGCTGCTGTGGGTGGGCTGGTTCGGCTTCAACGCGGGCTCCGCGCTGGAAGCCGGCAACACCGCCGTGCTGGCCTTCATGAACACCTTCTCGGCCACCGCCGCCGCGGTGCTCGCCTGGTGCATCGGTGAAGCGCTGATGAAGGGCAAGGCCTCCATGCTGGGCGCCGCCTCGGGCGCCGTCGCCGGCCTCGTGGCGATCACCCCGGCCTGCGGCAACGTCGGCCTGATGGGCGCGATCGTGATCGGCTTCGTCGCCGGCTTCATGTGCCTGTGGGGCGTGAACGGCCTGAAGAAGATGCTTGGCGCGGACGACTCGCTCGACGTGTTCGGCGTGCACGGCGTCGGCGGCATCGTCGGCGCGCTGCTCACCGGCGTGTTCAACACGCAGGCGCTCGGCGGCCCCGGCCTGGTGACCGACTGGGTCACGGCCACGGTGGGCTCGAGCGGCATCGCCGACCAGGTGTGGATCCAGTTCAAGGCCGTCATCCTGACCATCGTCTGGTCCGGCGTGGTCTCGCTGATCGCCTACAAGATCGTCGACATCGTGATCGGCCTGCGCGTCACCGAAGAGGAAGAGCGCGAGGGCCTGGACATCTCCAGCCACGGCGAGACGGCCTACAACCGCTGA
- a CDS encoding TorF family putative porin, with product MQSKKLAPKLALAALSLSGAAFAQTAPAAPEPDYSLSANVALVSDYRFRGIAQTSKKPALQGGVDFSHKSGFYAGTFLSNVKWVKDFNGATKGGYEWDLYGGFKKEVLDGFTLDVGLITYRYPGNNSGDAGTPGAGLVGKADTNEWYLGAGYKMFTLKYNRTMGNLLGVLNSGGSSYWDLSAGFDLGNGLALTPHIGHQTVRNTSIASYTDYSLTLAKDFGNGFSASAAYVGSNARRAFYTDFGGRYIGNDTVVVGVKYTHSF from the coding sequence GTGCAATCGAAGAAGCTCGCCCCGAAACTGGCCCTCGCGGCCCTGAGCCTGTCCGGCGCTGCCTTCGCGCAGACCGCACCCGCCGCTCCCGAGCCCGACTACAGCCTGTCGGCCAACGTGGCCCTGGTCAGCGACTACCGCTTCCGCGGCATCGCGCAAACCTCCAAGAAGCCCGCGCTGCAGGGCGGCGTCGATTTCTCCCACAAGAGCGGCTTCTACGCCGGCACCTTCCTGTCCAACGTGAAGTGGGTCAAGGACTTCAACGGCGCCACCAAGGGCGGCTACGAGTGGGACCTGTACGGCGGCTTCAAGAAGGAAGTGCTGGACGGCTTCACGCTGGACGTCGGCCTGATCACCTACCGCTACCCGGGCAACAACTCGGGCGACGCCGGCACGCCGGGCGCGGGCCTGGTCGGCAAGGCCGACACCAACGAGTGGTACCTCGGCGCCGGCTACAAGATGTTCACGCTCAAGTACAACCGCACGATGGGCAACCTGCTCGGCGTGCTGAACAGCGGCGGCTCCAGCTACTGGGACCTCAGCGCCGGCTTCGACCTGGGCAACGGCCTGGCGCTGACGCCGCACATCGGCCACCAGACCGTGCGCAACACCTCGATCGCGAGCTACACCGACTACTCGCTCACGCTGGCCAAGGACTTCGGCAACGGCTTCTCCGCCAGCGCCGCCTACGTCGGCTCGAACGCGCGCCGCGCGTTCTACACGGACTTCGGCGGCCGCTACATCGGCAACGACACGGTGGTCGTCGGGGTGAAGTACACGCACTCGTTTTGA
- the glnK gene encoding P-II family nitrogen regulator: MKLVTAIIKPFKLDEVREALSGIGVQGITVTEVKGFGRQKGHTELYRGAEYVVDFLPKVKIEAAVADDLVERVIEAVEGAARTGKIGDGKIFVYDLEQVVRIRTGETGKEAL, translated from the coding sequence ATGAAACTTGTCACTGCCATCATCAAGCCCTTCAAGCTGGACGAGGTGCGTGAAGCCCTTTCCGGCATCGGGGTGCAAGGCATCACCGTGACCGAGGTGAAGGGCTTCGGCCGCCAGAAGGGCCACACGGAGCTGTACCGCGGCGCCGAATACGTCGTCGACTTCCTGCCCAAGGTGAAGATCGAAGCGGCGGTTGCCGACGACCTGGTCGAGCGCGTCATCGAAGCCGTCGAGGGCGCTGCCCGCACCGGCAAGATCGGCGACGGCAAGATCTTCGTTTACGACCTGGAGCAAGTGGTGCGGATCCGCACCGGCGAAACCGGCAAGGAGGCGCTGTAA
- the glcE gene encoding glycolate oxidase subunit GlcE, whose product MSVEAVTQRIRDAAQRGETLRIRGGGTKDFYGEPARGEELSTLGLSGITAYEPSELVVTVRAGTRLAELEAVLAERGQCLAFEPLHFAEGTTVGGMVAAGLAGPARASAGPVRDYVLGVTIVNGRGELLSFGGTVMKNVAGYDVSRLMVGALGTLGLIAEVSLKVLPVAPAEATLRFDMTQAEALRRLNEWGGQPLPLNASWWAAEQGRGTLSLRLRGAVAAVDAACRTLGGERLRSEEAAPQWLACRDQRLPGFAPREGGDLWRISVPQTAPVLELGDTLVEWHGAQRWVQARPGEGARIRDAAQRAGGHATLFRPRDAGATQRFTPLAPPLDRIHRELKREFDPAGVFNRGRLYPDF is encoded by the coding sequence ATGTCCGTCGAGGCCGTGACCCAGCGCATCCGTGACGCCGCCCAGCGCGGCGAAACGCTGCGCATCCGCGGCGGCGGGACCAAGGATTTCTATGGCGAACCGGCACGCGGGGAAGAACTCTCCACGCTCGGCCTGTCGGGGATCACCGCGTACGAACCGAGCGAGCTCGTCGTGACCGTGCGCGCCGGCACGCGCCTGGCCGAACTGGAGGCCGTGCTGGCCGAACGCGGCCAGTGCCTCGCGTTCGAGCCCCTGCACTTTGCGGAAGGCACAACCGTTGGCGGCATGGTCGCCGCCGGCCTTGCGGGCCCCGCACGTGCGAGCGCCGGCCCGGTGCGCGACTACGTGCTGGGCGTGACGATCGTGAACGGCCGCGGCGAGTTGCTCTCGTTCGGGGGCACGGTGATGAAGAACGTCGCCGGCTACGACGTCTCGCGCCTGATGGTGGGCGCGCTCGGCACGCTGGGCCTCATCGCCGAGGTGAGCCTCAAGGTGCTGCCCGTCGCGCCAGCGGAAGCGACGCTGCGCTTCGACATGACCCAGGCCGAAGCGCTGCGGCGCCTGAACGAATGGGGCGGCCAGCCCTTGCCACTCAACGCGAGCTGGTGGGCGGCCGAACAGGGACGCGGCACGCTGTCCCTGCGCTTGCGCGGCGCGGTGGCCGCGGTGGATGCCGCGTGCCGCACGCTCGGCGGCGAGCGGTTGCGAAGCGAAGAGGCTGCGCCGCAATGGCTGGCGTGCCGCGACCAGCGGCTGCCAGGGTTCGCGCCGCGCGAGGGCGGCGACCTGTGGCGCATCTCGGTGCCGCAGACGGCGCCGGTGCTGGAGCTGGGCGACACGCTCGTCGAATGGCACGGCGCGCAGCGCTGGGTGCAGGCGCGCCCCGGCGAGGGCGCGCGCATCCGCGACGCCGCGCAACGCGCGGGCGGCCACGCCACGCTGTTCCGGCCGCGCGACGCCGGCGCGACGCAGCGCTTCACGCCGCTTGCGCCGCCGCTGGACCGCATCCACCGCGAGCTCAAGCGCGAATTCGACCCGGCCGGCGTCTTCAACCGCGGCCGGCTATACCCGGACTTCTGA
- a CDS encoding aldose 1-epimerase yields the protein MVELRAGELICRIEPRLGGCVTQLVLGGEPVLRPAPVPLETARQSGSYPLVPFSNRIGGATLQWQGTLHPLVRNNGTEPHAIHGIGWQRAWQVLDSEPSYALLSFEHAADASWPFAFDASQTIRVTPKAAEFTLALTNQSGRDAPAGLGWHPFFVKRPGAQLAVKTAGRWEMGDDKLPTRRVANGGIAGDIAALDVDHCFDGWDGVAHLRDALFDIRVRSNLTRIVVFTTPARDHIAIEPVSHVNNALALAQGGDPAALGLVTLGPGETLSAQMTIEVERRA from the coding sequence ATGGTCGAACTGCGCGCTGGCGAACTCATCTGCCGCATCGAGCCGCGGCTGGGCGGCTGCGTCACGCAGCTGGTGCTTGGCGGCGAGCCGGTGCTGCGTCCCGCGCCCGTGCCGCTGGAGACGGCGCGGCAGTCGGGCAGCTACCCGCTGGTGCCGTTCTCCAACCGCATCGGCGGCGCCACGCTGCAGTGGCAGGGCACGCTGCATCCGCTGGTGCGCAACAACGGCACGGAGCCGCACGCCATCCACGGCATCGGCTGGCAGCGCGCGTGGCAGGTCCTGGACAGCGAGCCTTCCTACGCATTGCTCTCCTTCGAGCACGCCGCCGACGCGTCGTGGCCGTTCGCCTTCGATGCCTCGCAGACGATCCGTGTGACACCGAAGGCGGCCGAGTTCACGCTGGCCCTCACCAACCAGTCGGGCCGCGATGCACCCGCGGGCCTCGGCTGGCATCCCTTCTTCGTCAAGCGTCCCGGCGCCCAGCTGGCCGTGAAGACGGCCGGCCGCTGGGAGATGGGCGACGACAAGCTGCCGACGCGGCGCGTCGCCAACGGCGGCATCGCGGGCGACATCGCGGCGCTGGACGTCGACCATTGTTTCGACGGCTGGGACGGCGTGGCGCATTTGCGCGACGCGCTGTTCGACATCCGCGTGCGCTCGAACCTCACGCGCATCGTCGTCTTCACGACGCCGGCGCGCGACCACATCGCCATCGAGCCGGTGAGCCACGTCAACAACGCGCTGGCGCTGGCGCAGGGCGGCGATCCCGCAGCGCTCGGCCTGGTCACGCTGGGCCCGGGCGAGACCCTGTCGGCGCAGATGACGATCGAGGTGGAGCGCCGCGCATGA
- the glcF gene encoding glycolate oxidase subunit GlcF, whose product MQTHLSPEFRDTPEGREAEAVLRRCVHCGFCTATCPSYQVLGDELDGPRGRIYLIKQVLEGHEPTRDTQLHLDRCLTCRNCESTCPSGVEYGKLVDIGRRVVDEKVKRGLGSRTVRWLLKEGLTSPLFAPAMKVGQAVRPLLPGVLRDKVPKPQHAGAWPTRSHSRKVLLLEGCVQPAMMPNINTATARVLDAAGIETVVAKGAGCCGAIRFHLNDQEGGRAQMRANIDAWWPFIERGEVEAIVMNASGCGVTVKDYGHALQLDAAYAQKARRISELTRDLSELLPALVEPLRGRVRAAGGVLAFHPPCTLQHGQQLRGGVERGLAELGFDVRLAPAESHLCCGSAGTYSVLHADIAHELRERKLRHLGELEPAAIVSANIGCITHLQAGTSTPVKHWVEVLDSALSPS is encoded by the coding sequence ATGCAGACCCACCTCTCGCCGGAGTTCCGGGACACGCCCGAGGGCCGCGAAGCCGAAGCGGTGCTGCGCCGCTGCGTGCACTGCGGCTTCTGCACGGCCACCTGCCCCAGCTACCAGGTGCTGGGCGACGAGCTGGACGGCCCGCGCGGCCGCATCTACCTGATCAAGCAGGTGCTGGAAGGCCACGAGCCCACACGCGACACGCAACTGCACCTGGACCGGTGCCTGACCTGCCGCAACTGCGAGAGCACCTGCCCGAGCGGCGTCGAGTACGGCAAGCTGGTCGACATCGGCCGGCGCGTGGTGGACGAGAAGGTGAAGCGCGGCCTGGGCTCGCGCACGGTGCGCTGGCTGCTCAAGGAGGGCCTGACGTCGCCGCTGTTCGCACCGGCGATGAAGGTCGGCCAGGCCGTGCGGCCGCTGCTGCCGGGCGTGCTGCGCGACAAGGTGCCGAAGCCGCAACACGCGGGCGCTTGGCCCACGCGCAGTCACTCGCGCAAGGTGCTCTTGCTCGAAGGCTGCGTGCAGCCCGCGATGATGCCCAACATCAATACCGCGACAGCGCGCGTGCTCGACGCGGCGGGCATCGAGACGGTCGTCGCGAAGGGCGCCGGCTGCTGCGGCGCGATCCGCTTCCACTTGAACGACCAGGAGGGCGGCCGGGCGCAGATGCGCGCCAACATCGACGCGTGGTGGCCGTTCATCGAGCGCGGCGAGGTCGAAGCCATCGTGATGAACGCGTCGGGCTGCGGCGTGACGGTGAAGGACTACGGCCATGCGCTCCAGCTCGATGCGGCTTACGCGCAGAAGGCCCGGCGCATCAGCGAACTCACGCGCGACCTGAGCGAGCTGCTGCCGGCGCTCGTCGAGCCGCTGCGCGGCCGCGTGCGCGCAGCGGGCGGCGTGCTCGCCTTCCACCCGCCGTGCACGCTCCAGCACGGCCAGCAGCTGCGCGGCGGCGTCGAGCGCGGCCTGGCGGAGCTGGGTTTCGACGTGCGCCTGGCGCCCGCCGAATCGCACCTGTGCTGCGGCTCGGCCGGGACCTATTCCGTGCTGCACGCGGACATCGCGCACGAGCTGCGCGAGCGCAAATTGCGCCACCTCGGCGAGCTGGAGCCTGCTGCCATCGTGTCCGCCAACATCGGCTGCATCACCCACCTGCAGGCGGGCACTTCCACCCCGGTGAAGCACTGGGTCGAGGTGCTGGACTCGGCCCTATCCCCCTCCTGA
- a CDS encoding SMP-30/gluconolactonase/LRE family protein — protein MRDWERVTGEPDRLGESPFWHPHERCLYWVDIPARLLKRRSAGGATESWEMPSEPGCIAPVEGGGLIVALRDGMWRTREWGTALTCVVPFEHDTSKFRFNDGKADPLGRFWAGTIYEPRDERKAELFCIDLRPDNGNGGAPLVTLKAGNATTANGLAWSPDAKTLYWTDTPQHVIRQWDWDANTNAMRNERLLRQFPPKPAGWQPGQPGYGGRPDGASVDAQGNYWCAMYEGRRLLKLSPGGEILEDIDVPMRSPTMPCFGGDDLRTLFVTGVDHGVIATRVDVPGLPVNFVRA, from the coding sequence ATGAGGGACTGGGAGCGCGTGACGGGCGAGCCCGATCGCCTGGGCGAATCGCCGTTCTGGCACCCGCACGAACGCTGCCTGTATTGGGTCGACATCCCCGCGCGCCTGCTGAAGCGCCGCAGCGCCGGCGGCGCCACCGAAAGCTGGGAGATGCCCAGCGAGCCCGGTTGCATCGCGCCCGTCGAAGGCGGCGGGCTCATCGTGGCGCTGCGCGACGGCATGTGGCGCACGCGCGAGTGGGGCACGGCACTCACCTGCGTGGTCCCCTTCGAGCACGACACGTCGAAGTTCCGCTTCAACGACGGCAAGGCCGACCCGCTGGGGCGTTTCTGGGCCGGCACGATCTACGAGCCGCGTGACGAGCGCAAGGCCGAACTCTTCTGCATCGACCTGCGGCCCGACAACGGCAACGGCGGTGCGCCGCTGGTGACGCTCAAGGCCGGCAATGCCACCACGGCGAACGGCCTCGCGTGGTCGCCCGACGCGAAAACGCTCTACTGGACCGACACGCCGCAACACGTGATCCGCCAATGGGACTGGGATGCGAACACGAACGCGATGCGCAACGAGCGCCTGCTGCGCCAGTTCCCACCGAAGCCGGCCGGGTGGCAGCCGGGCCAGCCGGGCTATGGCGGCAGGCCGGATGGCGCGAGCGTCGACGCACAAGGCAATTACTGGTGCGCGATGTACGAAGGCCGGCGGCTGCTGAAACTGTCGCCTGGGGGCGAAATCCTCGAAGACATCGATGTGCCCATGCGCAGCCCGACCATGCCGTGCTTCGGCGGCGACGACTTGCGCACGCTCTTCGTCACCGGCGTGGATCACGGGGTGATCGCCACGCGGGTCGACGTGCCGGGCCTGCCGGTCAATTTCGTCAGGGCCTGA